The bacterium DNA window CGCGACGGCGCCTTGGAAAAAATCCCGGTCGAAAAAGCCGCCGACCGTGCGCTCGAGCTGCATCGCCGGGCGGTGCCGGCCTCATGAAGAAACTTTCCCCGCTCATCGTGGCCCTCGACGTCGAGACCATGCGCGAGGTTGAAGGCGTTCTGAAGAAGCTTGGACCGGCGGTCGATTTCTACAAGGTTGGACTGAAGCTCTTCACCCATTATGGGCCGGATTCGGTCAAATGGCTGCGCCGCAAGCGCAAGCGGATCTTTCTCGACCTTAAGCTCCACGACATCCCCAACACCGTTGCCGAGGCCTGCCGCGAAGCGGTTCGCCTCAAGGTCGACATGTTGACCCTGCACGCCAGCGGCGGCTCCGAAATGATGCGGACGGCCGCGGCCGCCGCCAAGGAGGAAGCCAAGAAAGCCAAGTCCGAGCTTCCTTATTTGATGGCCGTGACGGTGCTGACCTCGATGGACTCGCTCGGCGAGCTCGGCCTCGACGTGACGCCGGCCGAACAGGTTGGGCGCCTGGCGCGCTTGGCCCACCAATCGGGTATGGCCGGCGTCATTTGCTCGCCCCAGGAAATTCGCCCGATTCGCGAGGAGATCCCCCGTTCCTTCAAGATTGTGACTCCGGGCGTGCGGCCGGCCGGCGCCGAGCGGGGCGATCAGAAGCGGGTGAAGACGCCGGAAGAAGCCTTTGCCGATGGCGCCGACGCGGTCGTCGTCGGCCGCCCGATTCTGCAGGCCAAGGATCCGCGTGGCGTGGCGGTGGAAATTTTAAGCGCGTCGTCATCCTGATGCCCTTCAACTATTACAAACGCCTGAACCCCACCCAAAAAAAGATTTACCAGAAGAGCGCTGGTGTGACCTCGATCGTCATTCCCGGGCCCGAGCGCTTTCGGCCTTTTTTGGACTACATCGCCAAGGCCCTGGCAGCGGGACACCGCGACTACACCCAGCAAGGCGCCCAGGCTTTCGTCAACGCCCTGACCCGGGTGCTGAACGTCGAGGCGGTTGAGGTCAAGGTTTTGGAGAAGCGGCCTTCCAATGCCCGGGGCGAGCTTCATGGGCTTTATGAACGCGGCGGTCAAAGGCCCAGGCCGGTGATCACGGTGTGGATGCGCACCGCCAAGCGGATCCAGGTGGTGGCGTTCAAGACTTTCCTGAGGACCTTGCTCCACGAGGTGATGCATCACCTTGATTACACCCTCTTGAAGCTCCGCGATTCTTTTCATACCGAGGGCTTCTATCAGCGCGAATCGAGCCTCTTGAAGCAGCTTTGGGTCGAGCCGGCGGCTATTTCTTCCCCAAGCGCTCCATGACCTTTTGCATGTCTTCCCAGACCGGCCGCTTCATGCTCGGGTTCCGCAGCAGGAATGCCGGGTGGTAGGTCGGCATCAGGCCAATCGAGCCCTCGGGCAGGGAAGTGGCGAACTTTTCTTTCACCACCGCCGACGGCCAGGGGTGGAAGCGGCCGCGGAGGCCGGTGATCTTGGACTCGGTTTGGAGC harbors:
- the pyrF gene encoding orotidine-5'-phosphate decarboxylase, encoding MKKLSPLIVALDVETMREVEGVLKKLGPAVDFYKVGLKLFTHYGPDSVKWLRRKRKRIFLDLKLHDIPNTVAEACREAVRLKVDMLTLHASGGSEMMRTAAAAAKEEAKKAKSELPYLMAVTVLTSMDSLGELGLDVTPAEQVGRLARLAHQSGMAGVICSPQEIRPIREEIPRSFKIVTPGVRPAGAERGDQKRVKTPEEAFADGADAVVVGRPILQAKDPRGVAVEILSASSS